A part of Candidatus Poribacteria bacterium genomic DNA contains:
- a CDS encoding ABC transporter ATP-binding protein, which yields MKDKTPVVPPQGKLKKPLLEISGLKTVFPTDDGIVNAVNDVSFKIDRGQTVGVVGESGCGKSITGLSMLQLVPSPGRIEAGEIQFYRNGEDEPLDIAQISPKSELMRQIRGNEIAIIFQEPMTSLNPVYTIGNQIAEAIVLHEQVDKKTARERAIEMIARVGIPAPTQRVDEYPHQLSGGMRQRVMIAMALCCSPTLLIADEPTTALDVTIQAQVLGLMQELQAEMGMAIMLITHDLGVIADLADEVVVMYAGRVVEKGTVDNIFYNPLHPYTQGLLRSIPVLGKTPQRTLPSIPGTVPHPLTLPTGCSFQPRCSERMPACERMPELAGINEKTKNDGHAVRCWLHSDF from the coding sequence GTGAAAGATAAAACTCCCGTTGTTCCTCCGCAAGGTAAGCTTAAAAAACCGCTCCTGGAAATTTCGGGCTTAAAAACAGTTTTTCCAACAGACGATGGCATCGTCAATGCCGTGAACGATGTTAGTTTTAAAATTGACCGCGGACAGACCGTCGGCGTTGTCGGTGAAAGCGGCTGCGGAAAAAGCATCACTGGACTATCGATGCTGCAACTCGTTCCATCACCAGGACGTATCGAAGCCGGTGAGATCCAATTTTATCGCAACGGTGAAGATGAACCCTTGGATATCGCACAGATCTCACCGAAAAGCGAGTTAATGCGCCAAATCCGCGGCAACGAAATTGCTATCATCTTCCAGGAACCGATGACTTCCCTCAATCCAGTCTATACGATCGGGAACCAGATTGCTGAGGCGATCGTCTTACACGAACAGGTGGATAAGAAGACAGCCCGCGAGCGTGCCATTGAAATGATCGCTCGTGTCGGTATACCTGCCCCTACGCAACGCGTTGATGAGTACCCACACCAGCTCTCTGGCGGCATGCGTCAACGGGTCATGATTGCAATGGCACTCTGTTGTTCACCAACACTGCTCATCGCTGATGAACCGACGACCGCACTCGATGTGACGATCCAAGCGCAGGTGCTCGGCCTCATGCAGGAACTCCAAGCGGAAATGGGAATGGCAATTATGCTCATCACCCACGACCTCGGCGTTATTGCCGATCTTGCTGATGAGGTCGTTGTTATGTACGCCGGACGCGTCGTCGAAAAAGGCACTGTTGATAACATCTTCTATAACCCTCTGCATCCGTACACCCAGGGATTGCTAAGGTCCATACCCGTCCTCGGAAAAACGCCCCAGCGGACCTTGCCCTCCATACCTGGGACAGTGCCGCACCCCTTGACGCTTCCAACGGGTTGCTCGTTTCAACCCCGATGTTCAGAACGGATGCCAGCATGTGAGCGGATGCCCGAACTCGCGGGAATCAATGAGAAAACAAAAAACGACGGACACGCTGTCCGATGCTGGCTTCACTCAGATTTTTAA
- a CDS encoding sigma-70 family RNA polymerase sigma factor encodes MIPDDVYVHQTVEGDAEAFNELVKRHHSKIYGLAYRMLSNPEDAADATQETFLEAYKSIKAFRFQSQFGTWLYSIGINTCQQYIRKSQSHERKLTAYTRETEVDGAVSETDSPERAVVKTEQNEMVQGAIDRLPQKQREVVTLYYMQHLKYREIAEILKCSEGTVASRLNQALKNLKRKLSKYYLLEGGS; translated from the coding sequence ATGATTCCTGATGATGTGTATGTACACCAGACAGTGGAGGGCGATGCCGAGGCGTTCAACGAGCTCGTCAAGCGGCATCATTCAAAGATTTACGGACTTGCGTATCGAATGCTGAGCAATCCTGAAGATGCCGCTGACGCAACCCAGGAAACGTTTTTAGAGGCATACAAGTCAATTAAAGCGTTTCGATTTCAGTCGCAGTTCGGAACATGGCTCTATAGTATCGGCATCAATACGTGTCAGCAGTATATCCGTAAATCGCAATCCCATGAACGCAAACTTACCGCTTACACCAGAGAAACGGAAGTAGATGGCGCGGTTTCTGAAACCGACTCTCCCGAACGGGCGGTGGTGAAAACCGAGCAGAACGAAATGGTTCAAGGTGCCATTGATCGGTTACCACAGAAACAGCGCGAGGTCGTCACATTATACTATATGCAGCACCTCAAGTACCGGGAGATCGCTGAGATCTTAAAGTGTTCCGAAGGCACCGTGGCTTCACGGTTGAATCAGGCACTGAAAAATCTTAAGCGGAAGTTGAGCAAATATTATCTCTTGGAAGGAGGGTCTTGA
- a CDS encoding HEAT repeat domain-containing protein, with protein sequence MPKHGIPKERKMRGMNKYQKKAHRRREDRLRGNEVEYYLSLAYSSNPDDRVEAMDNLCPCHVRKSIDKVWVALYKGLVDPDLRVRKAAWHTLEDGGNPNDPRLQPLLERIVKEETDQKLRQNALDLIAATRKVEEQKEMLLGQKAHIFSGRCDWCGASNVPVSYDYETEFEANGTKRFALVCEACEAV encoded by the coding sequence ATGCCAAAACATGGAATTCCGAAGGAAAGAAAAATGAGAGGCATGAACAAGTATCAGAAAAAAGCGCACCGCCGACGTGAGGATCGATTGCGCGGTAATGAGGTCGAGTACTACCTCTCTCTGGCGTATTCTTCCAATCCAGATGATCGCGTCGAGGCGATGGACAATCTCTGTCCCTGCCACGTTCGGAAAAGCATTGACAAAGTATGGGTAGCACTCTACAAGGGCTTGGTCGATCCCGATCTGCGCGTCCGCAAAGCCGCATGGCATACACTCGAGGACGGCGGGAACCCAAACGATCCGAGACTCCAACCGCTCCTTGAGAGGATTGTCAAAGAGGAAACCGATCAGAAACTCCGCCAAAATGCGCTTGATCTCATCGCTGCCACCCGAAAAGTTGAGGAGCAGAAGGAAATGCTGTTGGGACAGAAAGCACACATCTTTTCTGGGCGCTGTGATTGGTGTGGCGCGTCAAACGTGCCGGTCAGTTATGATTACGAGACCGAATTTGAGGCAAACGGCACCAAACGTTTCGCCTTAGTCTGTGAAGCGTGTGAAGCCGTATAA
- a CDS encoding ATP-binding protein, translating into MSTNAWHEHCILRDDVRQGTLELAEFAADLYAVRTGDAPNVYRVPTLFFDRTYPTYNLKTLARDVLRRLAGEGGNPVITLQVAYGGGKTHALIALLHLAEHGTELQTHSTVREFTGFSGLDTLPQARVAILPFDKFDVKNGLSVVGPNGKKRQLKTPWGALAYQLVGDEGLARVAGHEADYTTPAEPILVDLLKAPQTEGLSTLILLDEALMYTRGTVDADRNRLGTLRDFFQGLTQAIGKVKRSAIVASLITSDIIADDPTSVSVLNMLEGVFRRLEHNVEPVSRDDVSELLRRRLFESVPPERIRRAVVDRLVASRQKLPLREVDKHQEAYDELLRSYPFHPDLIEAFYQKWTQLNNFQGTRGMFRTFALMLREAAEKDTAAFVGPNALLTTDTGLSDALQELVRACDEGTQWTPILTGELERARNIQKDLPRLKFREVEAAVLSTFLHSQPIGQKAELADLYLLLAHADIDPMSIEKGLSDWREVSWFLKENESSWALGTTPNLTNMHVRAMARINEDQITENLEKRIRDAKLGRNTDSVNVHTLPHSPADIPDNPELHFVVAGPAWAAGPGENVSDALAAFFNRTYRNTVIVLAPENARLIGLRQRIRKILAWQNIESGDDMNLLSEPQKALLLQRKQEDESGMLDSVISAYSVLIAVDEDGNTKASLLPSGPESPFERVKAALVDEDRLLTTSLDPDLLTPESYFDIWGEDETAKPVQGLYGMFASLPRLPRLLNRQVFVDTLRRGVTEGQIVLRTVRPDDSQHTYWRETLTTDEDYWQKALEIVPIEHAELHTLSADLLVPGQLPELWQGDNVPITVGAIREFFKGDDVPKLASDKILFETIQAAVQNSLLMARREDKAYLKEPVPDAEITNDLELLEPLQPISGLEISHKTLLDAWENETSSVGKIIRALSALKGSPIPWSLIVDAINDAREKQLFEFIEGSPSWPCAPEEADKVGLKVSQATVKIAPKDLIGSDAKAAWESGNPTLGLIKETLESNIGTTISDHVFLEAVEGAIGSGLIVLGGSLTPDFYHVSARQGKWIRHAESFLTEIEIQDLAETVADLADIAPELDFQFRVTITAEGEPPSNEVLEKINEALRKVTDELKFD; encoded by the coding sequence ATGAGCACTAACGCATGGCATGAACACTGTATTTTAAGGGATGATGTCCGACAAGGCACACTGGAACTCGCAGAATTCGCAGCGGATCTCTATGCTGTGCGAACAGGGGATGCCCCTAATGTCTATCGAGTCCCAACCCTCTTTTTCGACCGCACCTACCCGACCTATAATCTCAAAACGTTGGCGCGAGACGTTCTCCGACGGTTAGCAGGAGAAGGCGGCAATCCTGTCATCACCCTTCAAGTCGCTTACGGCGGGGGAAAAACCCATGCCCTGATTGCTCTCTTACATTTGGCAGAACACGGCACTGAATTGCAAACACATTCGACTGTTCGGGAATTTACCGGATTCAGTGGCTTAGATACACTACCGCAGGCGAGAGTTGCTATTCTCCCTTTTGACAAATTCGACGTGAAAAACGGACTTTCAGTGGTAGGTCCCAACGGTAAGAAACGGCAGCTCAAAACACCTTGGGGGGCATTAGCGTATCAACTCGTCGGCGATGAGGGACTCGCAAGAGTCGCCGGACATGAAGCCGATTATACTACGCCTGCTGAGCCAATACTTGTTGACCTACTCAAAGCACCACAGACCGAAGGATTGTCCACCCTTATCTTACTCGACGAAGCCCTCATGTATACACGTGGTACCGTTGATGCGGACCGAAATCGCTTGGGAACTTTGCGAGATTTTTTCCAGGGGCTTACGCAAGCAATCGGTAAAGTAAAACGCTCGGCAATCGTTGCAAGCCTCATCACCTCTGACATTATCGCCGATGATCCGACCAGCGTTAGCGTGCTAAATATGCTGGAAGGGGTGTTTCGGCGTTTGGAACACAATGTCGAACCTGTGTCGCGGGACGATGTTTCGGAATTATTGCGCCGTCGCTTGTTTGAATCTGTTCCACCTGAGCGAATACGCCGTGCTGTTGTAGATCGCCTCGTCGCATCCAGACAAAAACTCCCACTCCGTGAAGTAGATAAGCATCAGGAAGCTTATGATGAACTCTTGCGATCTTATCCATTTCATCCTGATCTGATTGAGGCCTTCTATCAAAAATGGACGCAGCTGAACAATTTTCAAGGAACACGCGGGATGTTTCGGACCTTCGCATTGATGCTGAGAGAAGCCGCTGAAAAAGACACGGCGGCGTTTGTCGGACCCAATGCACTCCTCACCACCGATACCGGACTCTCGGATGCTCTTCAAGAACTTGTTAGGGCGTGTGATGAAGGCACACAGTGGACACCCATCCTCACAGGTGAGCTTGAAAGAGCCCGTAACATTCAGAAAGATTTACCACGCCTCAAATTCCGAGAAGTTGAAGCCGCAGTACTATCCACTTTTTTGCATTCGCAACCCATCGGACAGAAAGCAGAATTGGCAGACCTCTATCTGTTGCTTGCACACGCTGACATTGACCCGATGTCAATCGAGAAAGGGCTTTCTGACTGGAGAGAAGTTTCCTGGTTCCTCAAAGAAAACGAAAGTAGTTGGGCTTTGGGAACGACTCCCAATCTCACCAATATGCACGTCCGTGCCATGGCGAGAATTAACGAAGACCAAATCACAGAAAATCTGGAGAAGCGGATAAGAGATGCCAAACTTGGTCGGAACACCGATAGCGTGAATGTTCACACATTACCTCATTCGCCTGCTGATATTCCTGACAATCCCGAACTCCACTTTGTAGTTGCCGGTCCTGCATGGGCAGCAGGGCCAGGCGAAAACGTTTCAGACGCACTCGCCGCCTTTTTCAATAGAACCTACCGGAACACCGTCATTGTGCTTGCTCCCGAAAACGCTCGACTCATAGGATTGCGACAGCGCATCCGTAAGATCCTTGCATGGCAAAATATCGAAAGCGGAGACGATATGAACCTTTTGAGTGAACCACAGAAGGCACTCCTCTTACAACGTAAGCAAGAGGATGAATCCGGGATGTTAGACTCTGTCATATCGGCGTATAGCGTGTTAATTGCCGTTGACGAGGATGGCAACACTAAAGCAAGTTTGTTACCATCGGGACCAGAGTCGCCTTTTGAACGGGTCAAAGCTGCTTTGGTAGACGAAGATAGATTGCTGACAACCTCACTCGATCCAGACCTGCTCACACCAGAGAGTTACTTTGATATCTGGGGAGAAGACGAAACCGCCAAACCCGTTCAAGGGTTATACGGTATGTTTGCCAGCCTTCCGCGTCTACCGCGGCTGTTGAACCGACAGGTATTCGTTGACACACTTCGGCGCGGCGTTACGGAAGGTCAGATTGTGCTACGCACCGTCCGTCCAGATGACTCCCAACATACTTATTGGCGCGAGACGCTCACTACAGATGAAGATTACTGGCAAAAAGCGTTAGAAATCGTTCCCATTGAACACGCCGAACTCCACACCCTTAGTGCTGATTTATTAGTTCCGGGTCAACTACCAGAGTTGTGGCAAGGTGATAATGTCCCGATAACAGTAGGCGCAATTCGGGAATTCTTCAAGGGAGACGATGTTCCCAAACTCGCTTCTGACAAGATTCTCTTTGAGACAATTCAGGCTGCTGTCCAGAACAGTTTACTCATGGCACGCCGCGAGGACAAAGCATATCTTAAAGAACCCGTTCCTGACGCGGAGATAACCAACGATCTGGAATTACTCGAGCCGCTACAACCCATCAGCGGTTTAGAAATCAGCCACAAAACTCTACTGGACGCATGGGAGAACGAAACATCATCTGTCGGTAAAATAATACGTGCGCTATCAGCACTCAAAGGTTCGCCGATTCCGTGGTCATTGATTGTTGATGCTATCAATGACGCTCGCGAGAAACAGCTCTTTGAATTCATTGAGGGGAGTCCCTCGTGGCCCTGTGCTCCCGAAGAAGCCGATAAGGTCGGTCTAAAAGTTTCACAAGCAACAGTAAAAATAGCACCAAAGGATCTCATCGGAAGTGACGCAAAAGCCGCGTGGGAATCTGGAAACCCTACGCTCGGATTGATTAAGGAGACACTTGAGTCTAATATAGGGACTACTATATCTGATCATGTATTTCTCGAAGCGGTCGAAGGCGCAATTGGTAGTGGCTTAATCGTTTTAGGGGGCTCGTTAACCCCCGACTTTTACCATGTGTCAGCAAGACAGGGTAAGTGGATACGACACGCTGAGTCCTTCCTTACAGAAATTGAAATTCAGGATTTGGCTGAAACGGTTGCTGATTTGGCTGACATTGCCCCTGAGCTTGACTTTCAGTTTCGTGTCACAATTACCGCTGAAGGCGAACCTCCATCTAATGAAGTATTAGAAAAGATAAACGAGGCACTTCGCAAAGTCACGGATGAACTGAAGTTTGATTAG